The Sulfolobus sp. A20 genomic interval TGTAAAAAGTAAGGATAATATGAGATTTGATTTAGAGATTACAAAGTTCCTAGATGATCAGCCAACAATAGGTAAGTCTATACAGAAAGGATATTGGCTAGGAAGAACATATACAACCTTTTCCACAGCATAAACCTTTTTCTATTTGTAAAAATTTTATTTTATACTAATTTTATTAAGTATTTTTGAAAACTTAAAAGGAGAATACTATATAAAGATGGTTCCATTAAGTGAAAAATCTTCATGTAATTAAGTTTAACTATATTGTGAAAATCTTTAGGGGGAGTTCAAGTCTGACTTCCTCCACGTCCCTGAGGCTTTCCTCAACTTTGTAAAGCAAACTTCTAACGATTCGGAGGAAGCCCTTTCATGAATATACAAGTTCCTTGGTATTTTTAAGCCAAAATCGGAAAGTAATACTAATGTTTATTATCTAGAAACCCTTTTAAGCATTCTTAGATAAGCTTATAAATTAGAAAATATATTTATACATTAGGTGATATGTATGATAGGATTAAAGATTAGTAAGAAAAAAGAAGAAGCTAGTAATGGAAGTAAAATCTCATCAAACGCTCCTCTTTACGATATTTCTAGGCTTCCAGAAGAGTATTTGAGAAATGAATTCCCAGAGGAATGGAGAGCGTTAAATAAAGAAAAGAAATATTATAACTTTGTTTGGTATTCCTAAAGCGATTAAATATTTTTCATATTCTGATCATTTTCTCTTAACTCCGCTTTTACACTGTTTATTCTATAGTATATATTATTTTGAACATTATAAAATGTAGTCTTAAGCATTTAAACGTTTTTAGACCTTATAGAAATACCTTAAGTTATACTTGAGTTAAAACCGTAAAGTATTTTTAAGAGAGTAACATAAGGTAATCTTGAAGAAATATGGCAACAGTAAAGTTCAAGTATAAGGGAGAAGAGAAGTCTGTAGATATTAGTAAGATAAAGAAGGTTTGGAGAGTTGGCAAGATGATAAGCTTCACCTACGATGAGGGTGGAGGAAAGACTGGTAGAGGAGCTGTTAGCGAGAAGGACGCTCCAAAGGAGTTATTGCAGATGTTAGAGAAACAAAAGAAGTGAAGCTAAGAGGAGTATATAGTTAATTTAAAGTGATTTTTTTTTAAATTTTTGTGTTTTTCTTATATTTCTAACGATTAGATCATAATAAAAACATATCATCATTACTGCTCAGTCCTGGCCACTCAAATCATCTAATTATATGGTAATGAAAAGTTATTAATAAAGTATTAGTGAATTTATGATGTTCAAAAGGCGATAAAGGAAAGACAAAAACATTATGAACCAAACATCTAATAACTTAGGAGGATGTTAAACTAATTTTCTAGAGAAATGTCTTTATGTACTCCTAATGAGATCTTGACTTAATTAATTATGAAAATAGCGTGTTAAAAAATTTCCTAAGGGTAAAATTTCCAAACAAAAATAAGTATTTCCATGTTCTTAACACAGGTATTTAGGCAAAAGATTTATCTATCGATAATAGGGTTAAAACTATTTATTATAAAACATCTTGAAACTATTATCACTTATACCAAGGGCGATAATAGTACCTCATAGAAGGAATTTATGAAGTAAGTTTCTTCATAAGTTCATAGAAGTTTTCATAAGGATGTATCGGGTACACGTCTACGGTTACAGAATGTCCCAACTCCTTAGTTATTGGTAAGTTCTCTAGTATTTCATCTAACTCTTCATGAGATCTGACATCTAAGATAGCAACTACTTCTCTCTTTCCGCTTACCTTATAAAGCCCTTTAATAGTTCCAGATTTAACAGCTGAGAGTGCTGCTTCAGCTTCTTTTCTCCAAATTTCCATTAACTGCTTCTGACTTAAACTTTCGGGCTGTTTAACCTTAAACCAAAGTAGAAACAACATATTTTATTCATATAATAAACTATGTTTCAAAATAAAAGTTTATAGGCGATAAAAGACTTTGTCTAAAATCTCAAAATCACTAACCTTCCTCTAAGTGAAGAATTCGAGGTTTTTTAGGCCGACTTCCTTCCGACCTAAAAGGCAAGGCTTTCCCTACTTTGTAAAAATTAAGGAGGAGGTGAATTAAGTGTTTATGACTTTTACACGTATATACCTTAATACCTCCACTCCTAGTATTGAGAAACTCATCGCTTAAATTGTAGAAGTCTTAAGATATAACCTAGTAATGAAGGAAGGATAGACCTTGCTTTTTAAGGTAGGGAGGAGATCAGAAAAATAAGGCTAAGAATGTTAGTTGGTAAGGGAACAACTTTGAACGTGACGTGGAATTTTATATTATAATCTGGTTATTACGTGAATTCAATAATATTTTAATTTTTAGAATCCCTAATGTATACGTATGTGCAGGATGTTCTCATATTACGGACGATCATCTAGAAAAGTAAGGGAATTATTAGACTGCTTAGTTAAGTCAGCAAAAGAAGATAAGCTGTATAATAATACTAGTCATGGTGACGGCTGGGGATTTGTACTCTTGACGAAGGATAAAATATTTCATTATAGGAGTTTAAATCCTATATTTGAAGAGATTAGCGATGTTGAAAGTGACTTTCCAATAAAAATTAGCGATGAAGAAATGATGATCATTGCTCATGCTAGGCAAGCTTCTGATAAATCCTTAGTCAGTTCTTATTACTCACATCCTTACTTAGAGTCTAATTCCTCATCTATTTTCTTCTTAGCCCATAATGGCTCTGTTAATAAGGAAGGGATAGCAAATGAATTGGGAATTTCTGCTGAGAACATGGTGGATAGTGAGTTAATACTAAAGTATATAGAAATGAAAGGCGTTGATAGTATAAATGATTTGAAGAAGTTTACCAAATCATCTCTCAATTTACTATTATTGGAGATTAGAAGAAAAGAAAGGCAAGCCATACTTTACTATCTAAATTATTATGATAAAGGTTACGTTGAAAAAAGGGGTATTAATAAAGAATATTATAAACTGTATGTTAATGAAGACGATGACGGTATTTCTGTTTATTCATCTACCCTAGCCTATTATTGTAAGTTTAATAAGCAAAAGCCATGTGAAGAAGGAGAGCTAATTAAAATAGGAGGTATGAGTTTAAAAAGTATTTAGATTACTTCTTCCTCTGGTCTACAAACACTTGAAGCTTATAACCAGTCCATAATGTCTGCCCGGGCTTTACCCATTCTATTTCAACGTCATCTGGGCTTACGCCAATTCTACTCCCCAGTATTTCCCTAGCCTCCATATCGTATTTACCATCTACTTCATTCCTTCTGGTCTCTATCCTAATTTTCAATTTATCCATTTGATTATCATATACAATTATGTTAAACATTCCAGTAGTATCTGGAATTTCGTTTACAGCATCTTCAACATAAATTGGTAATAATAACTTACCTTTTACAGTAAACATCCACTCAACCCTACCCGGTATTGGTTCAGCAAATCTCATGTGAGTAATTCCATACTTGGGGTCTGGATCAGTTATGAACTCGTTCTTTACGTAATCACCTAAACTATAACGTATTAATGGCATTGTGAAGTGGTTGAGTAAGGTAGCTATTAACTCACCCCTCTCACCTTCAGAAGCTGGTTCACCAGTTTTAGGATCTACTATATCAAATATTTCCATATCCTCCCATATAACTAATTGTCCCTCTAACCCTGGAACTTCAATAGCCATATGCCCATCAGTAGTTCCCCAAACGCTTATAGCCAATTGAGCATTGGGATGCACTTTAAACAATTTCTTCTTAGTGTTTTCAGCAGCAGCTCCTCCATGTAGGAGTAATACCTTAAATGGAGTTTCCCATCCTTCTAGTTTAGCTTCTTCTCCTATTAACCTATGTAACCATGGTGTAGTGGCAAATACGTCAACTTTCCATAGTTTTAGTACGAGATTATGTCTATTCTTCCAACTGAAGTAAGTTTCTCCACCCCCAGCTATTGCTGTAGCTCCACATCTATTTGTAGCAGTTTCAACTACTGGAGGACCCCAGCTATAGAATCCGCTCATATTCAAATAATTTGCGTAAACCCTAGTTGGTTTAACTTCAGCGAAAGTCCATAAGTATCTAGCCTGACCCTCTTGAAAATAGTCTAACTCCAATCTACCCCAGCCTTGAAACGTTGGTATACCGGTTGAACCTGAAGTAGCTCCGACAAAACCTATATACTTCGATAATATTGGATGGAAAATAGTTCCAAAAGGAGGATTTTGCTGAAGGTCTTTTCTGATCTCCTCTTTTCTAAGTATAGGTATTTTTACAACATCCCTCCAGTCTTTAATGACCTCTGGCTCAAATCCTTTTGATTTCCAGTATCTTCTATAGAATTCTATATTATCCCAAGCCCATTTAACTATCAATTTTAGTCTGAAGGTCTTCAGTTTATCTAGCTCTTCTCTTTTCATAGTCATAACTCTCTTGTTCCACAAGATCTCTGAGGGATTTGGGGGATAATCAGTTCTAATGAAACCTTGATCTCTCAATTGGGAGTGAATCGCTCTATACTCTTCTAACGACATTAAGATATTTTTGTTTAGGGGGTTCAAAAAGTTTATGCTTTTTATGAATTACCAATAACGAATATGCAGTAATAAAATATATTTGTTACAAAATATTCATTGTACTACGCAATTTCTCTTCCTCGCCACATTAAAAATAAATATTTTATAGTCAAAATCAATGTGTGCGATTACTCCCATTTGCTCTATTAACGTTAATAATATTTACAATCGTATCAAGTTCTGACGTTATATACTTTTATCCTACTGAAATGCATGTATCTGATGTAGATGTTATAAATATCTATTCGTCTAACTATACAATTTTTATTATCTATATAACTCAAAGAATTTCAATACGCTTTATAAATGTTGAGTCCTATATCTCTCCCTCATACAATTTGTCTATACATTTGAC includes:
- the sso7d gene encoding chromatin protein Sso7d; protein product: MATVKFKYKGEEKSVDISKIKKVWRVGKMISFTYDEGGGKTGRGAVSEKDAPKELLQMLEKQKK
- a CDS encoding muconolactone Delta-isomerase; translated protein: MLFLLWFKVKQPESLSQKQLMEIWRKEAEAALSAVKSGTIKGLYKVSGKREVVAILDVRSHEELDEILENLPITKELGHSVTVDVYPIHPYENFYELMKKLTS
- a CDS encoding class II glutamine amidotransferase yields the protein MCRMFSYYGRSSRKVRELLDCLVKSAKEDKLYNNTSHGDGWGFVLLTKDKIFHYRSLNPIFEEISDVESDFPIKISDEEMMIIAHARQASDKSLVSSYYSHPYLESNSSSIFFLAHNGSVNKEGIANELGISAENMVDSELILKYIEMKGVDSINDLKKFTKSSLNLLLLEIRRKERQAILYYLNYYDKGYVEKRGINKEYYKLYVNEDDDGISVYSSTLAYYCKFNKQKPCEEGELIKIGGMSLKSI
- a CDS encoding phenylacetate--CoA ligase family protein, which translates into the protein MSLEEYRAIHSQLRDQGFIRTDYPPNPSEILWNKRVMTMKREELDKLKTFRLKLIVKWAWDNIEFYRRYWKSKGFEPEVIKDWRDVVKIPILRKEEIRKDLQQNPPFGTIFHPILSKYIGFVGATSGSTGIPTFQGWGRLELDYFQEGQARYLWTFAEVKPTRVYANYLNMSGFYSWGPPVVETATNRCGATAIAGGGETYFSWKNRHNLVLKLWKVDVFATTPWLHRLIGEEAKLEGWETPFKVLLLHGGAAAENTKKKLFKVHPNAQLAISVWGTTDGHMAIEVPGLEGQLVIWEDMEIFDIVDPKTGEPASEGERGELIATLLNHFTMPLIRYSLGDYVKNEFITDPDPKYGITHMRFAEPIPGRVEWMFTVKGKLLLPIYVEDAVNEIPDTTGMFNIIVYDNQMDKLKIRIETRRNEVDGKYDMEAREILGSRIGVSPDDVEIEWVKPGQTLWTGYKLQVFVDQRKK